A part of Gemmatimonas groenlandica genomic DNA contains:
- a CDS encoding sensor domain-containing phosphodiesterase has translation MNLAAPAFDIFGQALSGDSCVIQDALHAIRTHLDMEVAYFSEFIDGRTVFRRVDAPGLEHLIKPGDSQALDDVYCMHILEGRLPELIPDTSLLPLAMSMPITHSTPIGSHASVPVLRPDGSAFGMFCCLSPRPNPSLNDRDLDMLRVFAGIAAKQVNTELEQHRSGREVRARIESIIAEEAFSIAYQPIYDLSTNVVVSCEALSRFAATPYRTPDVWFAEAEAVGLGIELELAAIRAALTAFMHLPDEISLSVNASPDAILSGRLSDLLDARFMHRTILEVTEHARVGNYADLHAVLAPFKAAGLRVAIDDAGAGYSGLQHIIQLAPELIKLDMSLTRNIDQEPALRALVTAMTFYAGETGATVVAEGIETDGEMETLRRLGVQRGQGYLLGKPGPLATAAWLPAHVTDSCTDSCHVRH, from the coding sequence ATGAATCTCGCCGCCCCCGCTTTCGACATATTCGGCCAGGCCTTGTCTGGTGACAGCTGCGTGATCCAGGATGCGCTTCACGCGATCCGCACGCATCTCGACATGGAGGTGGCGTACTTCTCCGAGTTCATCGACGGCCGTACTGTGTTTCGGCGAGTCGACGCGCCCGGGTTGGAGCACTTGATCAAGCCGGGAGACTCACAGGCACTCGACGACGTGTACTGCATGCACATTCTCGAAGGGCGCTTGCCGGAATTGATTCCAGACACGTCGTTGCTCCCGCTCGCCATGTCGATGCCGATCACGCATTCGACGCCGATCGGCTCGCACGCCAGTGTTCCCGTACTACGGCCCGACGGATCGGCGTTTGGCATGTTCTGCTGCCTGAGTCCGCGGCCGAATCCGTCGCTGAACGATCGCGACCTGGATATGCTGCGCGTGTTCGCCGGCATTGCGGCCAAGCAGGTCAATACGGAGCTCGAGCAGCATCGCTCTGGACGGGAAGTTCGCGCGCGCATCGAATCGATCATCGCGGAAGAGGCGTTCTCCATCGCCTATCAACCGATTTATGATTTGAGCACCAACGTCGTGGTTTCGTGTGAAGCGCTGTCGCGCTTCGCCGCCACGCCGTACCGCACGCCTGATGTGTGGTTCGCCGAGGCGGAGGCAGTCGGCCTGGGCATCGAACTCGAATTGGCAGCCATACGGGCGGCGTTAACGGCGTTCATGCACCTTCCTGACGAAATCTCCCTCTCGGTCAATGCATCGCCCGACGCGATTCTCTCGGGGCGCCTGTCGGATCTCCTCGACGCGCGCTTCATGCACCGCACGATCCTGGAGGTGACCGAGCACGCGAGAGTTGGCAATTACGCCGACCTCCACGCGGTACTCGCGCCGTTTAAGGCGGCGGGCCTGCGCGTCGCGATCGACGACGCCGGCGCCGGCTACTCGGGGCTGCAGCATATCATCCAACTCGCTCCTGAGCTCATCAAGCTCGACATGTCGCTCACACGAAACATCGACCAGGAACCGGCGCTGCGTGCACTCGTGACCGCGATGACGTTCTACGCCGGCGAAACGGGTGCCACCGTGGTGGCCGAGGGAATCGAAACCGACGGCGAGATGGAGACGCTCCGCCGGCTTGGCGTACAGCGAGGTCAGGGATATCTGCTGGGCAAGCCGGGACCACTTGCCACTGCCGCGTGGCTGCCTGCGCACGTCACCGACTCGTGCACCGATAGCTGTCACGTACGACACTGA
- a CDS encoding GGDEF domain-containing protein, with product MHVLSRDRSSWLAPEQHFTRLTDPARLAAVRASQLLDGATNDVLDRLARLTTRLLHVPVALVSLVDDRGQHFPGMAGLGGWAGAQRGTPLTHSFCQYVVTNGTKLIVEDASVHPLVMDNMAFGELGVVAYAGVPLRTSGGENLGSMCAIDTAPVQWTVDQIATLEDLAAAAMAEIELRSTLRALTAAQERLQHQVERDSLTGLYNRRGFSERAKHHLALAQRTAMPFSVLALDLDAFKQINDCFGHDIGDEALVEMASLLSEAIRDSDLAARLGGDEFTLLLSGTTGRDSDVFIGRLHAAIDAANAREERDFVLSSSIGVATWLPEAPQSLATLMRSADEALYADKRARKLHAVKIA from the coding sequence ATGCACGTCCTTTCCCGTGATCGTAGTTCCTGGCTTGCGCCAGAGCAGCACTTCACGCGCTTGACCGACCCGGCGCGCCTCGCGGCGGTCCGCGCCAGCCAGCTACTGGACGGGGCCACCAACGATGTCCTCGACCGCCTGGCGAGACTGACCACCCGGCTATTGCACGTACCGGTGGCGTTGGTGAGCCTCGTCGATGATCGAGGGCAGCACTTTCCCGGCATGGCGGGCCTTGGTGGTTGGGCAGGGGCGCAACGAGGGACGCCGCTCACACACTCGTTCTGTCAGTACGTGGTGACGAACGGCACGAAGTTGATCGTCGAAGACGCCTCGGTGCATCCGCTCGTCATGGACAATATGGCGTTCGGCGAACTTGGCGTGGTTGCCTACGCTGGCGTCCCGCTCCGAACCTCCGGGGGAGAGAATCTCGGATCGATGTGCGCGATAGACACGGCCCCGGTGCAGTGGACGGTCGATCAGATCGCCACGCTGGAGGATCTCGCCGCCGCCGCAATGGCCGAGATAGAACTCCGTTCGACGCTGCGGGCGCTCACCGCTGCGCAAGAGCGGTTGCAACATCAGGTGGAGCGCGATTCGCTCACGGGTTTGTACAACCGACGTGGATTCAGCGAGCGCGCAAAACATCACTTGGCGTTGGCGCAGCGCACGGCCATGCCATTTTCGGTGCTGGCGCTGGATCTCGATGCGTTCAAGCAGATCAACGATTGCTTCGGGCACGATATCGGTGACGAGGCGCTCGTGGAAATGGCCTCGCTGTTGAGTGAGGCGATCCGTGACAGTGACCTGGCGGCGCGGCTAGGTGGTGACGAGTTCACGTTATTGCTCAGCGGAACGACCGGCCGGGACAGCGACGTGTTCATCGGTCGCTTGCACGCCGCGATTGATGCCGCGAATGCACGTGAGGAGCGCGACTTTGTGTTGTCGTCGAGCATCGGAGTTGCCACATGGTTGCCCGAGGCTCCTCAGAGTTTGGCCACACTGATGCGATCGGCCGACGAAGCGTTGTACGCCGACAAGCGCGCCCGCAAGCTGCATGCGGTGAAGATCGCATGA
- a CDS encoding response regulator, with protein sequence MIAPAATVRTVLIVDDFPAVLAWATRAFERDGWNVLTAANGTEALSICRDQQEAGRPIALLVTDLDLPEFDGVYLVKSMRAVERDVPVVALSANATIAREWSGEMLDRTVFFAKPVRASLLVAAANGLVTPSVDPLDSFSPSG encoded by the coding sequence ATGATCGCCCCAGCTGCCACGGTGCGGACCGTCCTCATCGTCGATGACTTTCCGGCGGTGCTCGCGTGGGCTACGCGTGCCTTCGAACGCGATGGATGGAATGTGCTGACCGCCGCTAACGGCACGGAGGCACTCTCGATCTGCCGCGATCAGCAAGAGGCCGGCCGGCCTATTGCGCTGCTCGTGACCGACCTCGACTTGCCGGAATTCGATGGTGTGTATCTCGTGAAATCGATGCGCGCCGTGGAACGCGACGTACCGGTGGTCGCGCTGAGCGCGAACGCGACGATCGCCCGGGAATGGAGTGGTGAAATGCTCGATCGGACGGTGTTCTTCGCCAAGCCGGTGCGCGCATCCCTTCTCGTGGCCGCCGCCAACGGATTGGTCACGCCATCCGTAGACCCGCTCGACAGCTTTTCGCCGAGCGGGTGA